The genomic segment TGTGGTGGACATTGTGCGCCAGGCGCTGGAAATGCTGGCGGCTGTGTGGCGCATGCCTGTCACCAAATATCTGGGCGTAAGTCCCGGCGGTATGAACGCCACAGGCGAATCAGATTTGCAGAATTGGTATGACCATGCTTCGGGGCAGCAGGCCAGCATGTTTGATGAGCCTATGAACACGGCTCTTGCCTTGGCGCAGTTGCACACATTCGGCGCTATTGACCCCGACTGCGGCTTTACCTGGGCGGCGCTCAAAAAGCCCAGTGATAACGAACTTGCAATCATCAATAAAACCAAGGCCGATACAGATGCCGTCTTGCAGCAGTGCGGGGCCATATCCGCCGAAGAAATCCGAGGCCGGTTAAGCAATGATCCGCAGTCGGAATATACCGGGCTTGATGTTGACGAGCTGCCGCAGGCCCCGGGCGGTGATTTGCCCGATGATGTTGACGGGGGATTGCTATGAACACCAGCCGTCCCCTGACCCCGCGCAATACCAGACCGGGCAAACCCGCGCGCCCATCACAGGCTGTTCGCGCCGCATATGCCAAACGGTTGCAGACTCGCCTTGATGAAATGCGGGCCTCGCTGCTCTGGTGGTTGGCTGCGGAATATAAGCGGCAGCAGGAAAAAATCATAGCTTATGACGCGCTGCCCTGGTGGCGTAAAGCTCTGCGAGTGATTGCGCTTGATGCCAGCCCGGCCAATGCAATGCTGACTGCGCTGCGTGTGCGGATGCGACAGTGGACACGCCATTTTGGTGATGCCGCATCAGATGACGCCAAGTGGTTCGCCAGCAGCACGTTGGGGCAGGCCAGCGCCGGGGTTGCCGCAGGCATCAAAGGCGCTACGGGCATTAGCGTACGCTTTAAGACTTCGCGCGCCATGCAGAACACCATGTCCAGCATTGTGGCCGAAAACGCATCACTCATAAAAAGTCTTCCGCAACGGCTGGGGGTAGACCTCGAGGGATTGATCATGCGTTCCGTCCGCTCCGGTCGCGACCTTGGGCAGCTTACAGAGGATATCGGCTCCCGCTTTGATGTCGCGCGCAACCGTGCGGCCTTTATCGCCGAAGATCAGAACAATAAAGCCACAGAAGCCCTTACCCGTCAGAGATATCAGGAACTGGGCATTACCCGCGTGACGTGGGTTCACGTCAGCCGCAGCATACAGGCCCGGGAAACCCACAAGGCGATGGATGGACGTCCTTTCCTTCTTTCCGAAGGACTCTATGACCCGGCGGTGGGTCGAAAGATTCGCCCTGGTGAATTGCCGCGCTGCCGTTGCCAGTACGCCCCCTTGCTGCCCGCATTCGCCCAAAGCCAGTCGGATCTGGCCAAATATGAGGAGGCCGCCAATGCCTAGTCCCAGCATAGCCCTGGACGCGCAGAGCGCCCGTACAAAGGACGCCAATGGGTTCTTGCACGTTCAGGACAACCCCGTCACCCGCGAACAGGTGGCCGTGTATTACGGTAATGAGATTCCGATGTGCGAAGCTTTGGGGCTTGACCCCAAAAAAGAATACCGCCTGTATCGCCCGGGTTCGGAACTGGCCAGAGCCGCGCCCACCATATGCCGTCTCCCGCTGGAACTTATGCACAACGAGACGGATGCGGAAAACCTGCCCAAGGCCCAAATTATCGGCTCGTTGGGCAGTGACCCGCGCTTTGATGGCGAATACCTGCGCATAAGCCTGTGTGTGCATGATGCCGATGCCATACGGCGCATTGAATCCGAGGAACTCAAGGAACTGTCGCTGGCCTACCAATATGATCTGGATATGACGCCAGGTCAGTGGCAGGGGCAGGAGTATGACGGAGTCATGCGCAACCTGCGCGGCAACCACCTTGCCCTGGTCGATGTGGGACGCGCTGGCCCAACTGTGGTCGTGCGCGACAATGCACCCAAACCTCAAACCACGGAGCCTCAAATGCCCCAGAAGAAAACCGTCCTCTTGCCCGCCGGGCTTGTAGGCCGTCTGTTGCGCCACCTGAAAGGTGGCCGCATGGCCAAGGATGCCGCCCCCGGTGAAATTGAATCCCAGGAAAAAGCCCTTACCGAAGAACTGGCCAAGCAAAAGGTGCTGGAGCTGGTTGAAAAGGCTGCCGACACCGACCCCGGTGACGATCCTGGCAAAGGCAGCGCCGACCCGCCCGCCAAGGATGAAGGCGATCCCACCCCCAAAGCGGAAGACAACGAGCAGCGCACACAGCTCATGGCCCTTTTGGCCGACCTGCCTGAAGAAAAACGGGCTGCCATCGCCGCCTTGCTGGAAAAACTTCTGCCTGCTGCGGCTTCTGACGAAGAACAGCCGCCCAAGGCCGCAGACAGCGATCAACCCGAAGAGGCGGAAAAGGCACAGGATGAAGGCGAACCCGCTGACCCGGCCAAAACGGCAGCGGATGCCGCCAACACCGCACTGGTCAGGATGCAGGCCATTATGGATGCCCAGCGCGACACCCGGCCCATACTGGGTGAAACCACGGTCAATGTGGCCCGCGACAGCGCCGAAGATCTCTATGGCATGGCCCTGCGCCG from the Desulfovibrio sp. genome contains:
- a CDS encoding DUF2213 domain-containing protein, which codes for MPSPSIALDAQSARTKDANGFLHVQDNPVTREQVAVYYGNEIPMCEALGLDPKKEYRLYRPGSELARAAPTICRLPLELMHNETDAENLPKAQIIGSLGSDPRFDGEYLRISLCVHDADAIRRIESEELKELSLAYQYDLDMTPGQWQGQEYDGVMRNLRGNHLALVDVGRAGPTVVVRDNAPKPQTTEPQMPQKKTVLLPAGLVGRLLRHLKGGRMAKDAAPGEIESQEKALTEELAKQKVLELVEKAADTDPGDDPGKGSADPPAKDEGDPTPKAEDNEQRTQLMALLADLPEEKRAAIAALLEKLLPAAASDEEQPPKAADSDQPEEAEKAQDEGEPADPAKTAADAANTALVRMQAIMDAQRDTRPILGETTVNVARDSAEDLYGMALRRMGVDTSGMPKSAMRHSFLAAMKTRNQGWVSPVRANDAAPEAAKGCFAHLNRLRKSR
- a CDS encoding anti-CBASS protein Acb1 family protein; its protein translation is GGDDDVRRRVEYFAKNRDNDGVELVDMEEEEILQINTPLSGVVDIVRQALEMLAAVWRMPVTKYLGVSPGGMNATGESDLQNWYDHASGQQASMFDEPMNTALALAQLHTFGAIDPDCGFTWAALKKPSDNELAIINKTKADTDAVLQQCGAISAEEIRGRLSNDPQSEYTGLDVDELPQAPGGDLPDDVDGGLL
- a CDS encoding minor capsid protein; its protein translation is MNTSRPLTPRNTRPGKPARPSQAVRAAYAKRLQTRLDEMRASLLWWLAAEYKRQQEKIIAYDALPWWRKALRVIALDASPANAMLTALRVRMRQWTRHFGDAASDDAKWFASSTLGQASAGVAAGIKGATGISVRFKTSRAMQNTMSSIVAENASLIKSLPQRLGVDLEGLIMRSVRSGRDLGQLTEDIGSRFDVARNRAAFIAEDQNNKATEALTRQRYQELGITRVTWVHVSRSIQARETHKAMDGRPFLLSEGLYDPAVGRKIRPGELPRCRCQYAPLLPAFAQSQSDLAKYEEAANA